Proteins from one Drosophila gunungcola strain Sukarami chromosome 3R, Dgunungcola_SK_2, whole genome shotgun sequence genomic window:
- the LOC128266334 gene encoding uncharacterized protein LOC128266334 isoform X1: MWNQRKVHAYLLLSIVASNCLLMTYAFPQQEVYQRQHQVTQSPVYRDESVARKFAVKPNASKKVALDDIEDDLETNQIQESVGGPGGFTWSNMLSTVMTMFFNGAVNAPTKSDDVDTSIGLGGSPWANVISMGLRIINTLLGGGAPSDGIDKVDNGGSPMQGILVAVMSAVLGSRDPDQVNSMAKQAGEFIQIVMNLLDALKTSFSHRSLAARSLGKRDSVSDAVVAGISLMKGYVRTYRSSEDKCTQRYMCDANTECVREIGGSSIFCQLGSYATSYVLGRSSGSNFEELYDAGRRGRSGFDCRQIYLECNEV, from the exons ATGTGGAATCAACGGAAAGTGCACGCCTACCTGCTGCTCTCCATAGTGGCCAGCAACTGCCTGCTGATGACCTACGCCTTTCCACAGCAGGAGGTCTACCAGCGGCAGCACCAGGTGACCCAGTCACCTGTCTACAGGGATGAGAGTGTGGCCAGGAAGTTCGCGGTGAAGCCGAATGCCTCGAAGAAGGTGGCCCTGGATGACATCGAGGACGATCTGGAGACCAATCAGATCCAGGAGAGCGTGGGCGGACCCGGCGGATTCACCTGGTCCAACATGCTGTCCACCGTGATGACCATGTTCTTCAATGGAGCCGTCAACGCCCCCACGAAGTCGGACGATGTGGACACCTCCATTGGACTGGGTGGCAGTCCCTGGGCGAATGTAATCTCAATGG GTCTTCGCATTATCAACACCTTGCTGGGCGGTGGAGCCCCTAGCGATGGCATCGATAAGGTCGACAACGGCGGATCTCCCATGCAG GGCATATTGGTGGCTGTGATGTCTGCTGTTTTAGGCTCCAGAGACCCCGATCAAGTCAACTCGATGGCCAAGCAAGCTGGCGAG TTCATTCAGATCGTGATGAACCTTCTGGACGCCCTGAAGACCTCCTTCTCGCACCGCTCGCTGGCGGCCCGCTCGCTGGGCAAGCGGGACTCGGTGAGCGACGCCGTGGTCGCCGGCATCTCGCTGATGAAGGGCTACGTTCGCACCTACCGCAGCTCGGAGGACAAGTGCACGCAGCGGTACATGTGCGATGCCAACACGGAGTGCGTCCGCGAGATCGGCGGCAGCAGCATCTTCTGCCAGCTGGGATC GTACGCCACCAGCTATGTCCTGGGCCGCAGCAGTGGCAGCAACTTCGAGGAACTGTACGACGCCGGACGCAGAGGACGCTCCGGATTCGACTGCCGCCAGATCTATCTGGAGTGCAACGAGGTCTAG
- the LOC128266334 gene encoding uncharacterized protein LOC128266334 isoform X2, producing the protein MWNQRKVHAYLLLSIVASNCLLMTYAFPQQEVYQRQHQVTQSPVYRDESVARKFAVKPNASKKVALDDIEDDLETNQIQESVGGPGGFTWSNMLSTVMTMFFNGAVNAPTKSDDVDTSIGLGGSPWANVISMGLRIINTLLGGGAPSDGIDKVDNGGSPMQFIQIVMNLLDALKTSFSHRSLAARSLGKRDSVSDAVVAGISLMKGYVRTYRSSEDKCTQRYMCDANTECVREIGGSSIFCQLGSYATSYVLGRSSGSNFEELYDAGRRGRSGFDCRQIYLECNEV; encoded by the exons ATGTGGAATCAACGGAAAGTGCACGCCTACCTGCTGCTCTCCATAGTGGCCAGCAACTGCCTGCTGATGACCTACGCCTTTCCACAGCAGGAGGTCTACCAGCGGCAGCACCAGGTGACCCAGTCACCTGTCTACAGGGATGAGAGTGTGGCCAGGAAGTTCGCGGTGAAGCCGAATGCCTCGAAGAAGGTGGCCCTGGATGACATCGAGGACGATCTGGAGACCAATCAGATCCAGGAGAGCGTGGGCGGACCCGGCGGATTCACCTGGTCCAACATGCTGTCCACCGTGATGACCATGTTCTTCAATGGAGCCGTCAACGCCCCCACGAAGTCGGACGATGTGGACACCTCCATTGGACTGGGTGGCAGTCCCTGGGCGAATGTAATCTCAATGG GTCTTCGCATTATCAACACCTTGCTGGGCGGTGGAGCCCCTAGCGATGGCATCGATAAGGTCGACAACGGCGGATCTCCCATGCAG TTCATTCAGATCGTGATGAACCTTCTGGACGCCCTGAAGACCTCCTTCTCGCACCGCTCGCTGGCGGCCCGCTCGCTGGGCAAGCGGGACTCGGTGAGCGACGCCGTGGTCGCCGGCATCTCGCTGATGAAGGGCTACGTTCGCACCTACCGCAGCTCGGAGGACAAGTGCACGCAGCGGTACATGTGCGATGCCAACACGGAGTGCGTCCGCGAGATCGGCGGCAGCAGCATCTTCTGCCAGCTGGGATC GTACGCCACCAGCTATGTCCTGGGCCGCAGCAGTGGCAGCAACTTCGAGGAACTGTACGACGCCGGACGCAGAGGACGCTCCGGATTCGACTGCCGCCAGATCTATCTGGAGTGCAACGAGGTCTAG